A stretch of the Nicotiana tabacum cultivar K326 chromosome 6, ASM71507v2, whole genome shotgun sequence genome encodes the following:
- the LOC107788082 gene encoding transcription factor PRE3-like → MSSRRSSRSRHSGVSSRISEDQINDLVSKLQDLLPELRNRSSDKVSSARVLQDTCNYIRGLHREVDDLSERLSQLLATSDTAQAALIRSLLLQ, encoded by the exons ATGTCAAGCAGAAGATCGTCACGCTCAAGACATTCAGGAGTTTCTTCAAGGATATCTGAAGACCAGATAAATGATCTTGTTTCCAAGTTGCAGGACCTTCTTCCTGAGCTTCGTAATAGGTCCTCTGACAAG GTTTCATCAGCAAGGGTGTTACAAGACACATGCAACTACATAAGAGGCTTGCACAGAGAGGTTGATGATCTTAGTGAGCGCTTATCTCAACTCTTGGCCACTTCAGACACCGCCCAAGCTGCACTTATTAGAAGCCTACTTTTGCAATAG